Proteins encoded together in one bacterium window:
- a CDS encoding RNA methyltransferase — translation MAKEKSKNIKSILYGAHPIIEMLKAKRRKLYTLYTRKPLSKSWDRLKPYLPKTMPNIQYVEKNALDGIAETTDHMGIVALVSPYQFISKMFDPKKKPFILLLDGVQDVGNLGAILRSAYCAGVDGIILCKSNSAPMTPAVFKASAGYAEHLDIYVAASAKSAVQEIIEAGYNLYMAVIDGKDATKIDFQRPTCLVIGNKLLVLIKISVKRANLLPFHNAHQIFHTTLQLPPVY, via the coding sequence GTGGCTAAAGAAAAATCAAAGAATATAAAGTCCATTTTATATGGCGCACATCCTATTATTGAGATGCTCAAGGCAAAGCGCCGTAAGCTTTACACACTCTACACACGCAAGCCATTATCAAAATCATGGGACCGGCTCAAACCCTACCTGCCAAAAACTATGCCCAACATTCAATATGTTGAAAAAAATGCTCTCGATGGCATTGCAGAAACAACTGACCACATGGGCATTGTAGCGCTGGTTTCGCCCTACCAATTTATCTCCAAAATGTTTGACCCTAAAAAGAAACCATTCATTTTGTTGCTCGATGGCGTACAAGATGTTGGCAACCTGGGCGCCATTTTACGTTCAGCATACTGCGCCGGCGTTGATGGCATAATTTTGTGCAAATCAAACTCAGCACCCATGACGCCCGCCGTGTTTAAAGCATCGGCCGGGTATGCAGAGCATTTAGACATTTATGTTGCCGCATCAGCTAAAAGCGCGGTACAAGAAATTATTGAAGCTGGCTACAATTTATATATGGCGGTTATTGACGGCAAAGACGCCACCAAGATTGACTTTCAAAGACCAACCTGCTTGGTAATTGGTAACAAGCTTCTGGTATTGATAAAGATATCCGTAAAAAGGGCGAACTTATTACCATTCCACAACGCTCACCAGATATTTCATACAACGCTTCAGTTGCCGCCGGTATATTAA
- the ybeY gene encoding rRNA maturation RNase YbeY, which produces MIRIINKQRKILVNETLIKKTVHKMLAVLGYEHFDIGIYLTTNNTIRKYNREFRKKDKPTDILSFPFHPDLVAGKRIVVTCPEDENLGDIIISLEYVQKKAPEWERSFEEHVTALLAHGIAHLLNYDHITDKEYRIMSKVERKLLKTVE; this is translated from the coding sequence ATGATTAGAATAATTAATAAGCAGCGCAAAATTTTAGTTAATGAAACATTAATTAAAAAGACTGTGCATAAAATGCTGGCAGTCCTTGGCTACGAACATTTTGATATTGGGATTTATTTAACAACCAATAACACCATCAGAAAATATAATCGTGAGTTTCGTAAAAAAGATAAACCGACCGATATTTTATCGTTTCCTTTTCATCCAGACTTGGTAGCAGGTAAGCGCATTGTTGTTACCTGCCCAGAAGATGAAAATCTTGGGGACATTATTATTTCGCTTGAATATGTACAAAAAAAAGCACCTGAGTGGGAGCGTTCTTTTGAAGAACACGTAACCGCCTTGCTTGCACACGGCATCGCACATCTTTTAAATTATGATCACATCACTGACAAAGAATATCGCATCATGAGTAAAGTTGAACGTAAACTTTTAAAAACAGTTGAATAA
- a CDS encoding thioredoxin family protein — protein MTVAGLALMSVWYITARASELNINKKGEFLDLLTNNEYVVVKFHATWCGACKAMKSVDEKIIDNFGSKLTFVHIDVDQAQELQKEYGIQGIPTYLLFFRGNEEKRLVGSIDYDVFKNHVESFIGDR, from the coding sequence ATGACTGTAGCTGGCCTTGCTTTGATGTCTGTTTGGTACATAACAGCCCGCGCTAGTGAGCTGAATATCAATAAAAAGGGTGAATTTCTCGACCTTTTAACAAACAACGAATACGTTGTCGTCAAGTTTCATGCAACGTGGTGTGGTGCCTGCAAAGCCATGAAATCAGTGGACGAAAAGATTATCGACAACTTTGGCTCTAAACTAACATTTGTTCATATCGATGTTGATCAAGCCCAAGAACTGCAAAAAGAATACGGCATCCAAGGAATACCAACCTATCTTCTGTTCTTTCGAGGCAACGAAGAAAAGCGACTTGTCGGCTCAATAGACTATGACGTCTTTAAAAATCATGTTGAAAGCTTTATTGGCGACCGATAA
- a CDS encoding mechanosensitive ion channel family protein — protein MDLNMELSCALISELLFIIFLTGIAFAGARFLMKLLSTSKHVWQQSLADALCLPLRCFILLQTFFTIFSLFFTDQFLIGRLAQLRVVCLTGVLAWLLLRTKYMFEKLLERYFTTNSADKIFITAADKIITLGIIMVALIMILDAFGISLTALFAFGGISGIAISLAAKDVIANFFGGLMIYINRPFVIGDWIRSSNKGFEGVVEDIGWYMTSIRTRDRRPLYIPNALVIDAMVENYGKMHNKRLKTIIGIHYEDLCFVEQIVTSIDTFLHHHHDVDQAQKISVSLINLANYALEIECSAFIKTMDPVEFSIIKQDVLLNIAKIIQHHGARIALPININQLKQGNSL, from the coding sequence ATGGACCTAAATATGGAATTGTCTTGTGCACTAATCAGTGAATTATTATTTATTATTTTTCTAACCGGCATAGCTTTTGCAGGAGCACGCTTTTTAATGAAATTGTTATCAACATCAAAGCATGTCTGGCAACAATCGTTGGCCGATGCGCTCTGCCTGCCACTCAGATGTTTTATTTTACTTCAAACATTTTTTACCATTTTTTCACTCTTTTTTACTGATCAGTTTTTGATCGGACGGCTCGCACAACTACGCGTAGTCTGTTTAACGGGTGTCTTGGCATGGCTGCTCTTACGCACTAAATATATGTTTGAAAAACTACTAGAGCGCTATTTTACCACCAACAGCGCTGACAAAATCTTTATCACCGCCGCCGACAAAATTATAACGCTTGGCATTATTATGGTCGCCCTCATCATGATTCTAGATGCTTTTGGTATCTCATTAACCGCTCTTTTTGCCTTTGGTGGGATCAGCGGCATTGCTATAAGCTTGGCAGCAAAAGATGTGATAGCCAATTTTTTTGGCGGACTCATGATTTACATTAATCGCCCGTTTGTAATTGGCGACTGGATTCGCTCTTCTAATAAAGGATTTGAAGGCGTCGTTGAAGATATTGGTTGGTACATGACCAGCATCAGAACACGGGACCGCCGACCATTGTACATTCCGAATGCCCTGGTAATTGACGCCATGGTAGAAAACTACGGGAAAATGCACAACAAGCGGCTTAAAACAATAATCGGCATTCACTATGAAGACCTCTGTTTTGTTGAACAGATTGTTACTTCAATAGACACCTTTTTGCACCATCATCACGACGTTGACCAAGCGCAAAAGATTAGCGTTTCTCTTATTAATTTAGCTAACTACGCTCTAGAAATTGAATGCTCTGCTTTTATCAAAACGATGGATCCTGTAGAATTTTCCATCATTAAACAGGACGTCCTTTTAAATATTGCCAAAATCATTCAACATCATGGCGCCCGCATAGCCCTGCCAATCAACATAAACCAGCTCAAGCAAGGAAATTCTTTATAA
- a CDS encoding deoxynucleoside kinase encodes MFLLEGNIGVGKSTFLTKFAQHCPEITVVQEPLDSWDKHFSGQSLLERFYADPKRWAYTLETMTMIARIRDHLREQENANPLRVMERSIYSGHYCFGINSKLNGFLSDLEWLIYSQWIDYSFSKKCLPPHGFIYLRTTPEVCFERIGLRGRESEKGISLEYVRQIHDQHENFLIKKEGLADNVKNIPVLVLDCTQDFVNNDELFASYVDLLKNFFKQAQSVIGRQ; translated from the coding sequence ATGTTTTTGTTAGAAGGTAATATTGGCGTGGGTAAGTCAACCTTTTTAACCAAATTTGCACAGCATTGTCCAGAAATTACGGTTGTTCAAGAACCATTAGATAGCTGGGATAAGCATTTTTCGGGTCAGTCCCTTCTTGAGCGTTTTTATGCTGACCCAAAACGTTGGGCATACACGCTTGAAACGATGACCATGATAGCTCGTATTCGAGACCACTTGCGTGAGCAAGAAAACGCTAATCCTTTGCGCGTGATGGAGCGCTCTATTTATTCCGGGCATTATTGTTTTGGGATTAATAGCAAGCTTAATGGCTTTCTTTCAGATCTAGAATGGTTGATTTATTCACAATGGATTGATTATTCGTTTAGCAAAAAATGCCTACCGCCTCACGGTTTTATTTACTTGCGTACAACACCAGAAGTTTGTTTTGAGCGGATTGGTCTGCGAGGGCGTGAAAGTGAAAAAGGAATAAGCCTTGAATATGTACGCCAAATCCATGATCAGCACGAAAACTTCTTGATTAAGAAGGAAGGACTTGCGGATAATGTTAAAAATATTCCCGTTTTGGTACTTGATTGTACGCAAGATTTTGTCAACAATGATGAGCTTTTTGCTTCTTATGTCGACTTACTCAAAAATTTTTTTAAGCAAGCTCAGTCAGTTATCGGTCGCCAATAA
- a CDS encoding TVP38/TMEM64 family protein → MNKKWIVFLLIVSSMVVSMCCSPLIHYLPFEYTSIDMLEIKKLVDYNYVLASFGYVAAYAVLASFSLYGLFPLSIVGGFLFGMVGGSVLMTVGATLGAFGSFLLTRYLVGNDFQKRYASRLASFNSHVKHHGLWYLFSLRLMPFVPFFLVNIAAGFTTLSPVTFLWTTTIGVLPCSLVYAFIAEQSGSLVAVDNALSPRIIIALVMFSLLVLLPVIVHALTDNEDLKS, encoded by the coding sequence ATGAATAAGAAATGGATAGTATTTCTTTTAATCGTGAGTAGTATGGTTGTCAGTATGTGCTGCAGTCCGTTAATACATTATCTGCCTTTTGAGTACACCTCAATTGATATGCTTGAGATAAAAAAACTTGTTGACTACAATTACGTACTTGCAAGTTTTGGTTATGTTGCTGCGTATGCCGTGCTTGCAAGTTTTTCTTTGTATGGCTTGTTTCCGCTTAGTATCGTTGGCGGTTTTTTATTTGGTATGGTTGGCGGGTCAGTGTTGATGACTGTGGGAGCAACTTTGGGAGCTTTTGGATCTTTTTTACTCACGCGGTATCTTGTGGGTAATGATTTTCAAAAACGTTATGCATCTCGGCTTGCTTCGTTTAATAGCCATGTTAAGCACCATGGTTTGTGGTATTTATTTTCATTGCGACTCATGCCATTTGTTCCATTTTTTCTAGTGAATATTGCGGCAGGTTTTACCACACTATCGCCGGTTACTTTTTTATGGACAACAACCATTGGCGTATTGCCATGTTCATTGGTATATGCGTTTATTGCGGAACAAAGTGGGTCGCTTGTTGCTGTCGACAATGCTTTGTCGCCGCGTATTATTATAGCTCTTGTTATGTTCAGCCTGCTTGTTTTATTACCGGTTATTGTGCATGCTTTAACTGATAATGAAGATTTAAAATCATAA